AAATTTATACGGGATCTTTGCCTTTTGGCGCTTTTGTGGGGCTTGTGGTGATGCTTGCAGGGAAGGTTGTGAAATGGAATGAGATGGATTTGATCATTGATGAGGGAATGAAGATGATGGCATTTATTGCCTTTGTAATGCTAATTGCTGCGGGTTTTGGAGAAGTGCTTAAGGAAAGCGGAGCGATTGGGGAGCTTGTTTCAGCGACGACAAGTATGGTTGGGGGCAAGCTCGGGGGTGCGATTTTGATGCTCGTGATAGGATTGCTTATTACGCTTGGAATCGGGACTTCTTTTGGAACAATCCCTGTGATAGCTGCATTTTATTGTCCTTTGTGCGTTGCATTGGGTTTTGGAACGCCTGCAACGATTTTATTGCTTGGTATCGCAGGAGCGTTGGGAGATGCCGGTTCTCCGGCCTCATCAAGCACAATGGGTCCGACTTCAGGATTGAATGCTGATGGGCAACACAATCATATTTGGGATACTTGCGTGCCGACATTCATCGCTTATAACATTCCTTTGCTTGTATTTGGCGTTATCGGCGCGATGATATTGGGGTGAAAATATGGGAATTAGAAATTTGATCGTGGGTGCGGGAATTTCAGGATTGGTTCTTGCAGAAAGGTTGGCTAATGAGCTTAAAGAGGAAGTTCTTGTTATCGATAGACGCAATCATATTGGGGGGAATCTTTATGATTATGATGATGAAGGAGTGAATGTTCATAAGTATGGAGCGCATATTTTTCATACCGATTCTTGCAAGGTTTGGGAGTATTTGAGACAATTTACACAATTTTATCCTTATATGCATGAAGTAAAAGCATTGATAAATGGGTGTTATGTACCTATCCCTTTTAATCTGAATTCACTCCGTATGCTTTTTCCAGAATCTCTTGCCTCAGATTTAGAAAGCAAACTTTTAAAAGCCTATCCTTATGGGAGTAGAGTGTCTATTTTAGAGCTTTCTAAAATAGAAGATTTAAAGTTTTTAAGCGAATTTATTTATGAAAATATTTTTTACCATTACACGCTCAAACAATGGCAATGTTCCCCAAAAGATCTTGATTCTTCAGTCCTTTCAAGAGTTCCTGTTTGCATCGGTAAAGACAACCGTTATTTTAAGGATAAGTTTCAAGGCATTCCTTTTGAGGGCTATACCAAAATGTGTGAGAGGATGGTTAAAAATCCCTTGATTGAAGTCCGTCTGCAAAGCGATTTTAAGGAATTTAAGAATCTTGAGATACAAAGGGTGTTTTATAGTGGGGGGATTGATGAGTTTTTTGATTACTGCTTTGGAGAGTTGCCTTATAGAAGCTTGGAGTTTGATTTTAGGAAAATCTCAAAGGAATACTTCCAGTCTGCTTCTGTCATTAATTATCCTAATAATTATGATTTTACTCGAATTGTGGAATATAAATACTTTTTGAGCCAAAAAACATCTCGTAGCGTTATTTCTTTTGAATATCCCAAGAATTATTCAAAAGGTATGGAACGTTTTTATCCAGTGCCTAATGATAAAAATAGGGCATTGTATGAGAAATACTTGCAAAAAGCTTTGGAATTGGAGAATGTTTATTTTATCGGTAGGTTAGGAAAATACGAGTATTTTGATATGGATAAGGCAATATTGAATGTTTTAGAGCTATTCGATAAACTAAGGTAAAAGTAATAAAATTAAAGTTATCATTCGCAAAAATAATCTAATTATAAAATTTAGAATTTGTGAATCATATATTTGGAAGAGTAAGGTAAGAAATGCCGTTGGTTTCAGTCATTATTCCTAGCTATAATACTGCAAAATTTATAAGTTTTGCGCTTGAATCTGTGATTTCTCAGAGTTTTAAAGATTTTGAATGTTTAGTTGTTGATGATGCTTCAGATGACGAAAGTCCTGCTATTATTCAAGAGTATGCTCAAAAAGATTTTAGAGTTTTGCCTATTTTGCTTACTCAAAATGTCGGGGTTTCTAAGGCTAGAAATCTTGCTTTAGAGAGGGCTAAAGGAAGATTCATTGCTTTTTTGGATTCAGATGATATGTGGGAGAAAGATAAACTCAAGATTCAGATTGAGTTTATGCTTAGTGAAAATATCGTGTTTTCGCATACACCTTATTTTGTAGTTGATGAATCCAATAAAAGAATTGGGTCTTTTTTTCCTAAAAAAAACATTAACTATAAAGACATTTTAAAAACTTGTGATATAGGGAATTCTACAGCTATTTATGATGCTTCTGTTTTGGGAAAAATAAGCAGTGGAACGATCCGCCACGATTATGAGATTTGGCTAAAGATTCTTAAGCAATATAAAAGTTATGCCCCCCCCCCCTATTCATAATCACGAACCTTATTTAGCCTCTATACGCATCCGTTCAGGTAGCGATACTTATAATAAATTTAAATCTGCTAAACGCCAATGGCAGGTTTATCGCGAAGTGGAAAAATTAAGTTTTTTCAAAAGCGTATATTATTTTATGCATTATGGTTATTGCGGTTTGAAAAAGAGACACCAATATTTTAAGGAAATATCGCAATGAGTGTCCTTTTAAAGATATTTCCCAATAAAATTATTTCTTTGAGCA
The DNA window shown above is from Helicobacter sp. 12S02232-10 and carries:
- the glf gene encoding UDP-galactopyranose mutase, coding for MGIRNLIVGAGISGLVLAERLANELKEEVLVIDRRNHIGGNLYDYDDEGVNVHKYGAHIFHTDSCKVWEYLRQFTQFYPYMHEVKALINGCYVPIPFNLNSLRMLFPESLASDLESKLLKAYPYGSRVSILELSKIEDLKFLSEFIYENIFYHYTLKQWQCSPKDLDSSVLSRVPVCIGKDNRYFKDKFQGIPFEGYTKMCERMVKNPLIEVRLQSDFKEFKNLEIQRVFYSGGIDEFFDYCFGELPYRSLEFDFRKISKEYFQSASVINYPNNYDFTRIVEYKYFLSQKTSRSVISFEYPKNYSKGMERFYPVPNDKNRALYEKYLQKALELENVYFIGRLGKYEYFDMDKAILNVLELFDKLR
- a CDS encoding glycosyltransferase family 2 protein — translated: MPLVSVIIPSYNTAKFISFALESVISQSFKDFECLVVDDASDDESPAIIQEYAQKDFRVLPILLTQNVGVSKARNLALERAKGRFIAFLDSDDMWEKDKLKIQIEFMLSENIVFSHTPYFVVDESNKRIGSFFPKKNINYKDILKTCDIGNSTAIYDASVLGKISSGTIRHDYEIWLKILKQYKSYAPPPYS